A portion of the Celeribacter baekdonensis genome contains these proteins:
- a CDS encoding ABC transporter permease yields MRTWKDRMRHSTRGLGFVALVVIVAVIFGVLEPRFLSYVSLNGIARHMAANGLAALGLTFVVIVRKFDLSIAGVAAFCAMSMGALIAAGWPLWSVIIAGLALGAVIGGISGIAISRFGLPDIVTTIAVGSIGTGLAFIYTGGRSIFQNFFTSGITDLNDAKLMGLGVSMWLLVAIYALAWFVLSRTRTGLAFYATGENPMAAHFSGIATRRFVALAYVLCAMCTVLAVLLILAESGTAETNKGANLMMPAYAGVFLGAAIMGGTSVIASFGGILLITMLLDGFALMGLPYYYSDGVVSLILLIGVLAFSDGARGTLEALRFLFWPQKPTKPTAKGSDA; encoded by the coding sequence ATGAGAACTTGGAAAGACCGTATGCGCCATTCGACGCGCGGGCTGGGATTTGTTGCGCTGGTCGTGATCGTGGCCGTCATCTTTGGTGTGCTTGAGCCGCGCTTTCTCAGCTACGTCAGCCTCAATGGCATTGCCCGACACATGGCCGCCAATGGCTTGGCCGCTCTTGGGCTGACCTTTGTGGTGATCGTGCGTAAATTTGACCTGTCGATTGCGGGTGTCGCGGCCTTTTGTGCCATGTCGATGGGCGCGCTGATCGCCGCCGGATGGCCGCTATGGTCCGTGATCATTGCCGGGCTGGCTTTGGGCGCTGTGATCGGAGGTATCTCCGGCATCGCGATCAGTCGCTTTGGACTGCCCGATATTGTGACCACCATCGCGGTGGGTTCGATCGGCACAGGGCTTGCCTTTATCTACACCGGCGGGCGTTCGATTTTTCAAAATTTCTTCACCAGCGGCATCACCGATCTCAATGACGCCAAGCTCATGGGGCTGGGGGTGTCGATGTGGTTGTTGGTGGCGATTTACGCGCTGGCGTGGTTTGTGCTGAGCCGCACCCGCACCGGGCTTGCGTTCTATGCGACGGGTGAAAACCCGATGGCGGCGCATTTTTCCGGCATCGCCACGCGCCGCTTTGTCGCCTTGGCCTATGTGCTTTGCGCCATGTGTACCGTGCTGGCGGTCCTTTTGATCCTTGCCGAATCCGGCACAGCCGAAACCAACAAAGGCGCCAATTTGATGATGCCGGCCTATGCCGGGGTGTTTTTGGGTGCGGCCATCATGGGGGGCACCTCCGTGATCGCAAGCTTCGGCGGGATCTTGTTGATCACCATGTTGCTCGACGGCTTCGCCTTGATGGGGCTGCCCTACTACTACAGCGACGGTGTGGTCAGTTTGATCCTGTTGATCGGTGTGTTGGCCTTCTCTGACGGTGCGCGTGGCACATTGGAGGCGCTTCGGTTCCTGTTCTGGCCGCAAAAACCCACAAAACCCACCGCAAAAGGGAGCGACGCATGA